In Dysgonomonadaceae bacterium zrk40, one genomic interval encodes:
- the glmM gene encoding phosphoglucosamine mutase → MTLIKSISGIRGTIGGEPGDNLTPSDIVRFTAAYATFIKNQSKEGKTRIVVGRDARISGEMVHRILTGTLIAMGCDVTDIGMATTPTTEIAVTRESAQGGIIITASHNPRQWNALKLLNHKGEFLNAAEGAEILALAEGGAFTFPPVDNLGKITQKQFLHDHIQSVLSLELVDVDAIAAANFRVAVDCVNSVGGIAIPELLYALGVKEIFKLHCAPHGNFSHNPEPLPQHLTELSSLTRSSKATVGFAVDPDVDRLAIYCEDGEPFGEEYTLVAMADYVLQYTPGNTVSNLSSSRALRDITLARGGSYHTAAVGEVNVVEKMKEVGAVIGGEGNGGVIYPASHYGRDALVGIALFLTYLARTGKTPSQLRKEYPSYFMAKQKVELTPDIDTDAILQQMKERFSDQQVTDIDGVKIDFPDKWVHLRKSNTEPIIRIYSEAASADAAEKIGKEIIDLIRELT, encoded by the coding sequence ATGACATTGATCAAATCAATTTCCGGCATCAGAGGCACAATTGGCGGTGAGCCAGGAGACAACCTTACACCTTCAGATATTGTGCGATTTACGGCAGCCTACGCCACCTTTATCAAGAACCAATCGAAAGAGGGCAAAACCAGGATTGTAGTAGGACGTGACGCCCGCATATCAGGTGAGATGGTACATCGCATCCTCACAGGTACACTCATTGCGATGGGATGCGATGTTACTGACATCGGCATGGCAACTACCCCCACCACTGAGATTGCTGTAACCCGAGAGTCTGCCCAAGGAGGAATCATTATCACTGCAAGCCATAATCCGCGCCAGTGGAACGCCCTGAAACTGTTGAACCACAAAGGTGAATTCCTAAATGCGGCTGAAGGGGCAGAGATTCTGGCACTGGCTGAGGGAGGCGCCTTTACCTTCCCGCCGGTGGATAATCTGGGAAAGATCACACAAAAACAGTTCTTACATGATCATATACAGTCGGTACTTTCGCTCGAGCTGGTAGATGTTGATGCAATCGCTGCTGCGAACTTTCGCGTTGCGGTGGACTGCGTCAACTCGGTTGGGGGCATCGCTATCCCCGAATTGCTTTACGCACTGGGAGTGAAAGAGATCTTCAAACTCCACTGTGCCCCTCACGGCAACTTCTCTCACAACCCAGAGCCATTGCCACAGCACCTCACCGAGCTATCTTCGCTCACACGCAGTTCAAAAGCTACAGTGGGATTTGCTGTCGATCCTGATGTGGACCGTTTGGCAATCTATTGTGAAGATGGGGAGCCATTTGGTGAAGAATACACACTAGTCGCAATGGCCGACTATGTCCTGCAGTATACACCCGGCAACACAGTCTCAAATCTCAGTTCCAGTCGCGCCCTGCGTGATATCACCCTGGCCAGGGGAGGTTCCTACCATACCGCTGCCGTGGGAGAGGTGAATGTGGTTGAGAAGATGAAAGAGGTGGGAGCTGTCATTGGTGGTGAAGGCAACGGAGGTGTAATCTATCCCGCATCACACTACGGGAGGGATGCTTTGGTGGGGATTGCGCTCTTCCTCACCTACCTGGCCCGTACCGGGAAAACACCTTCGCAGCTCCGAAAGGAGTACCCCTCCTACTTCATGGCCAAGCAAAAAGTGGAGCTAACACCCGACATAGACACCGATGCTATACTTCAGCAAATGAAAGAACGCTTCAGCGACCAGCAGGTGACCGATATCGACGGGGTGAAAATCGACTTTCCTGACAAATGGGTTCATTTACGCAAATCCAACACCGAACCGATCATTCGCATCTATTCAGAGGCAGCCTCAGCTGATGCGGCCGAGAAAATCGGCAAAGAAATTATTGACCTAATCAGGGAACTAACATAG
- a CDS encoding 1-acyl-sn-glycerol-3-phosphate acyltransferase has translation MKEMLVSHDDVRGIHPIFRGRHGDWFIDLGMKIAALNVPNEIYERSKHLTGPDFCRDVLDKLGVKRTLRNSEVLEQFRDRPFITVSNHPYGHIDGIAIIEALATRFPNYRMMVNFFLGLIDTMEENFIKVNPMKDSEKKSVTYAGIRESIAHLRHGHPLGFFPAGAVSNLYLKKSGMVIEDRDWQPAALKIIRKVKAPVIPLHISGHNSPLFYLSRILGWRIRNLRLCHELYNKKGYEMILTFGDPILPEEIGHFEDDTQALGRFLKARTYSLGRI, from the coding sequence ATGAAAGAGATGCTTGTAAGCCACGATGACGTGCGGGGAATCCACCCCATTTTCCGTGGCAGACATGGGGACTGGTTCATCGATCTGGGCATGAAGATTGCTGCACTGAACGTACCAAACGAGATCTACGAACGTTCCAAACACCTTACGGGACCGGACTTTTGTCGTGATGTGCTGGACAAACTGGGAGTGAAGCGCACCTTGCGTAATTCAGAAGTTTTGGAACAGTTCCGCGATCGGCCCTTTATCACCGTCTCAAACCATCCTTATGGCCATATCGATGGCATTGCTATCATCGAGGCTTTGGCCACTCGTTTTCCCAATTACCGCATGATGGTCAACTTCTTCCTGGGACTTATAGATACCATGGAGGAGAACTTTATTAAAGTGAATCCAATGAAGGATTCTGAGAAAAAGAGCGTCACCTATGCTGGCATCCGTGAAAGCATTGCCCATCTCCGTCACGGACATCCTCTGGGCTTCTTCCCTGCCGGTGCTGTCTCTAACCTTTACTTAAAAAAAAGCGGGATGGTGATTGAAGACCGGGATTGGCAACCTGCAGCCCTGAAGATCATTCGCAAGGTGAAGGCTCCAGTGATCCCATTGCACATCTCCGGCCACAACAGTCCCCTGTTCTACCTTTCACGCATACTGGGGTGGCGTATAAGAAACCTGCGACTCTGTCACGAACTCTATAACAAAAAAGGATATGAGATGATACTCACCTTTGGCGATCCCATCCTGCCGGAGGAAATCGGCCACTTTGAAGATGACACTCAAGCACTGGGCAGATTTCTCAAAGCTAGAACCTACTCGTTGGGCAGAATCTGA
- the folP gene encoding dihydropteroate synthase, with amino-acid sequence MGILNVTPDSFYSGSRKQTEEEILQRCRQILEEGGAMIDVGAQSTAPTSSLLTAKEEAARLMPALKLIRRELPEVILSVDTFYADVARQAVEEHGVQIINDISAGQIDSRMFSVMAELKVPYVLMHMRGTPQNMQKQTNYDNLFQDITYFFSERIAQLKSLGVNDVIVDPGFGFSKTVMQNFELMAYLKYFHIFDEPILVGISRKSMIYRLLGNTPEESLNGTTVLNSIALLSGASILRVHDVKEAVECVLLTSQIKQFDHQTAQ; translated from the coding sequence ATGGGGATACTAAACGTGACCCCTGACTCCTTTTACTCCGGTAGCCGAAAGCAGACGGAAGAGGAGATCCTCCAGCGCTGCCGTCAAATTCTGGAGGAGGGTGGAGCGATGATTGATGTTGGGGCACAGTCAACGGCACCTACATCTTCTTTACTTACAGCAAAGGAAGAGGCTGCGAGGCTGATGCCGGCATTAAAGCTAATCAGACGGGAGCTGCCGGAAGTCATTCTCTCAGTCGATACCTTTTATGCCGATGTGGCCAGGCAGGCTGTTGAGGAGCATGGAGTTCAGATCATCAACGATATCTCTGCCGGACAGATTGATTCACGGATGTTTTCAGTGATGGCTGAGTTGAAAGTTCCATATGTATTGATGCATATGAGAGGCACTCCACAAAACATGCAAAAGCAGACCAACTACGATAATCTATTCCAGGATATAACATACTTCTTCTCCGAACGAATTGCACAACTTAAAAGCCTTGGAGTGAACGATGTGATTGTTGATCCCGGTTTCGGTTTTAGCAAAACGGTGATGCAAAACTTTGAACTGATGGCTTATCTCAAATATTTTCATATCTTTGATGAACCCATACTGGTAGGGATCTCGAGGAAATCGATGATTTATCGGTTGCTTGGGAATACCCCGGAGGAGAGCCTCAACGGCACCACCGTCCTCAACAGTATCGCTCTGCTTTCGGGTGCATCCATCCTCCGCGTACACGATGTAAAAGAGGCGGTGGAGTGTGTGTTGCTTACAAGCCAGATTAAACAATTTGATCATCAAACTGCTCAATAG
- the recF gene encoding DNA replication and repair protein RecF (All proteins in this family for which functions are known are DNA-binding proteins that assist the filamentation of RecA onto DNA for the initiation of recombination or recombinational repair.): MILQSLSIINYKNLRQAELQFSPKMNCFIGNNGMGKTNLLDAVYYLSFCKSYTNPVDSQIICHDADVCMLQGRYHTEDGKEEEVYSSIRRRQKKQFRRNKKEYERLSDHIGLIPLVMISPADNDLITGASEERRKFMDMAISQFDREYLRALVRYNKALQQRNVLLKSEEGAIDPDVLELWEEQLVVEGNYIHRERKAFIDVFTPIFNRFYERISGSHEDVSFAYSSQLNVDDFGERLRRNRQRDMIMGHTTTGIHRDELEMLLDGYPIKKVGSQGQNKTFFVSLKLAQFHFLLLKGGAKPILLLDDIFDRLDAARVEEIVKLVSEPEFGQIFLSDTNRESLDRILQGVGNNSHIYTVIDGEITLIND, from the coding sequence ATGATATTACAATCTCTCTCAATCATCAACTATAAGAATCTGAGGCAGGCAGAGCTGCAGTTCTCCCCCAAGATGAACTGTTTCATCGGTAACAACGGGATGGGTAAGACTAACCTGCTGGATGCGGTTTATTATCTATCGTTCTGTAAAAGCTACACAAATCCCGTTGACTCGCAGATAATATGTCACGATGCTGATGTATGCATGTTACAGGGACGCTATCACACGGAAGATGGTAAAGAGGAAGAGGTATACAGCAGTATCCGTCGCCGACAAAAAAAACAGTTTCGCCGCAACAAAAAGGAGTACGAACGGCTTTCGGATCACATAGGGTTAATTCCCCTGGTGATGATTTCGCCAGCTGACAACGACCTGATTACAGGTGCCAGTGAGGAACGGCGAAAATTCATGGATATGGCGATCTCTCAGTTTGACAGGGAATACCTCCGTGCACTGGTTCGTTACAACAAAGCTCTCCAGCAGCGCAATGTACTGCTCAAGAGCGAAGAGGGGGCAATTGATCCTGATGTTCTGGAGTTGTGGGAGGAGCAGCTTGTGGTGGAAGGCAACTATATACACCGGGAGCGGAAGGCATTCATAGACGTTTTTACTCCAATATTCAATCGCTTTTATGAACGAATCAGCGGTTCTCATGAGGATGTTTCCTTCGCTTATAGCTCCCAGCTTAACGTGGATGATTTTGGTGAAAGACTAAGACGTAACAGACAGCGAGACATGATTATGGGGCACACTACAACAGGTATTCACCGTGATGAGCTGGAGATGTTGTTGGACGGGTATCCAATCAAGAAAGTTGGCTCACAGGGGCAGAACAAGACTTTTTTTGTTTCGCTCAAACTGGCACAGTTTCACTTTCTGTTGTTGAAAGGAGGTGCCAAGCCGATACTTTTGCTCGATGACATCTTCGACAGGCTTGATGCTGCACGCGTGGAGGAAATCGTGAAACTGGTCTCCGAGCCTGAATTCGGACAGATATTTCTCTCCGATACCAACCGTGAGTCTCTCGATCGAATCCTGCAGGGTGTCGGCAACAACTCTCATATCTATACCGTCATTGATGGCGAGATTACACTGATAAACGATTAG
- a CDS encoding DUF4827 family protein has translation MNKTILIIFALLGMLLIIPACNDRKTYADYLNDEEKAIDLFIAQQQLTILDEYPASGNFGEKEFYKDPASGVYYHVISYGDTTTNLTQNQVVYIRFRDLHYFMADDTIRYSNLAYPVEVKYLGPVNSTTKSYYSNPGWMIPLERVGHNGEVKMIIPFTMGSSNDRSQYQPSYYDFVQYRFQGKY, from the coding sequence ATGAACAAAACAATACTTATCATATTTGCGCTTTTAGGAATGTTGCTCATCATTCCCGCCTGCAACGATCGGAAGACCTATGCGGATTACCTGAATGATGAAGAAAAAGCAATTGATCTTTTCATAGCCCAACAACAATTGACCATCTTAGACGAATATCCCGCGAGTGGCAACTTCGGGGAGAAAGAATTTTACAAGGATCCTGCTTCAGGTGTTTACTACCATGTCATCTCATACGGTGACACGACTACGAATCTAACACAAAACCAGGTTGTCTATATTCGTTTCCGTGACCTTCACTACTTCATGGCAGATGACACCATCCGCTACTCAAATCTGGCTTATCCGGTCGAAGTGAAGTATCTGGGCCCGGTAAACTCAACCACAAAAAGCTACTACAGTAACCCCGGTTGGATGATACCATTGGAGCGTGTGGGGCACAACGGGGAGGTAAAGATGATCATTCCATTCACCATGGGTTCATCTAACGATCGGTCACAATACCAACCCTCCTACTACGATTTTGTACAGTATCGTTTCCAGGGAAAATACTGA
- the cdaA gene encoding diadenylate cyclase CdaA — protein MFAHFGIKDFIDVLLVAFLLYYLFRLVKISGLRPLFIGILVFMVIWILVSRVFNMVLLGSILDQFVSVGLFLLVILFQDEIRRFLMSLGSKRGWNFISKLFFPSDRQKKDNSHLTAIVLACMNMSKSYTGALIAIQGDIHLGLYEQTGEIVNAEISSRLIENIFFKNSPLHDGAMIVVGDKIKAAGCILPISQNPNIPTHLGLRHRAALGISQETDARVIIVSEERGKISFASKGRLKVNISPEDLQRLLLTDE, from the coding sequence ATGTTCGCACATTTCGGGATAAAGGACTTTATTGATGTTCTGCTGGTGGCCTTTCTTCTTTACTACCTTTTCCGGCTGGTAAAGATTTCCGGGTTGAGACCACTTTTCATCGGTATTCTTGTGTTCATGGTGATTTGGATTCTGGTGTCACGTGTCTTCAACATGGTGCTGTTGGGTTCAATCCTTGACCAGTTTGTCAGTGTGGGGCTGTTTTTACTGGTGATCCTCTTTCAGGATGAAATACGTCGATTCCTGATGTCACTTGGTTCAAAGAGAGGTTGGAACTTCATCTCGAAGCTCTTCTTCCCCAGCGACAGGCAAAAGAAAGACAATTCACACCTTACTGCAATTGTGCTGGCTTGCATGAATATGTCGAAAAGCTACACAGGTGCCTTGATAGCAATTCAGGGGGATATTCACCTGGGACTTTATGAACAGACCGGTGAGATTGTCAATGCAGAGATCTCATCCCGCCTCATTGAAAACATTTTTTTCAAGAACAGTCCCCTGCATGATGGTGCGATGATAGTTGTGGGCGATAAGATTAAGGCTGCCGGGTGTATTTTACCCATCTCTCAGAATCCCAATATCCCGACCCACCTGGGGCTGAGACACCGGGCTGCACTTGGTATCTCACAAGAGACCGATGCAAGGGTGATCATTGTCTCTGAAGAGAGGGGGAAAATCTCATTCGCATCAAAAGGACGACTTAAGGTGAATATTTCACCCGAAGATCTGCAAAGGCTCTTGCTGACAGATGAGTAG
- a CDS encoding LptE family protein, translating to MMKKILFLLILSVMASSCRISYSFRTTSIDYELTKTLMIAHFVNQAPLVYPPLEQRFNEEMKDMFTRNTRLQLVNQNGDMEIEGEIVGYELTPLAVQEDAFASETKLTMTVRMRFRNNKTDAPQIEERISANRTFSSNTVFDSVQDQLMGELIEEIVDQIFNATMANW from the coding sequence ATGATGAAAAAAATCCTGTTTCTTCTCATACTCTCTGTGATGGCTAGCTCTTGTAGGATATCTTACTCTTTCAGGACTACTTCGATTGACTATGAACTGACGAAAACTCTGATGATAGCTCATTTCGTGAACCAGGCCCCTCTGGTATATCCACCACTGGAGCAACGTTTCAATGAGGAGATGAAAGATATGTTCACCCGAAACACCCGTCTGCAACTGGTAAACCAAAATGGTGACATGGAGATTGAAGGAGAAATCGTAGGGTATGAACTAACACCTCTTGCGGTACAGGAGGATGCTTTCGCATCGGAGACCAAGCTCACCATGACCGTAAGAATGCGTTTCCGCAACAACAAAACTGACGCTCCCCAAATTGAAGAGCGTATATCCGCAAACCGCACCTTTTCCAGCAACACCGTCTTCGACAGTGTACAGGATCAGCTGATGGGAGAACTGATAGAAGAGATCGTTGACCAAATATTCAATGCAACCATGGCTAACTGGTAG
- a CDS encoding DHH family phosphoesterase, with protein sequence MQAINEAEQIVITTHLSPDGDAIGSSLALYHFLKKQGKQARIIVPNSFPHFLKWMKGAGDISVAEYNPEAARHILFHADLIFSLDYNIHKRIGLMAPMLEASPATKILIDHHLLPGNGFDIVASHPDISSTSELIFRLLFQAGKYEVMSKTEAECIYCGMMTDTGGFTYNSSDPEIFEIISLLLRKEINKDAIYSKVFHNYSAERFRLLGFTLSKRMEVYPDLHAALIWLSKEDQAQFQFNKGDTEGFVNYPLSIRGIIFSTFIREDEGLIKLSFRSQQSFPCNEFASDFFNGGGHLNASGGEFYGSLEMALQRFTEGLEKYEELLKQSINQD encoded by the coding sequence ATGCAAGCCATCAATGAGGCTGAGCAGATCGTGATCACCACCCACCTCTCCCCCGACGGGGATGCCATTGGATCATCACTTGCACTTTACCATTTCCTGAAGAAGCAGGGAAAACAGGCCAGGATCATCGTACCCAACTCTTTCCCCCACTTCCTGAAATGGATGAAGGGTGCTGGTGATATCAGCGTGGCAGAGTACAATCCAGAAGCAGCCAGGCATATTTTGTTTCATGCCGATCTTATTTTCTCACTCGACTACAACATTCACAAGCGAATAGGACTGATGGCTCCCATGTTGGAGGCATCACCGGCAACGAAGATTCTGATCGACCACCACCTCCTTCCCGGCAACGGGTTCGACATCGTGGCATCCCACCCTGATATTTCCTCCACTAGCGAACTAATTTTCCGACTCCTGTTTCAGGCAGGGAAGTATGAAGTGATGTCGAAAACAGAGGCGGAATGCATCTATTGCGGCATGATGACCGACACTGGGGGATTCACCTACAACTCCAGTGATCCTGAAATTTTCGAGATCATCAGTTTGCTTCTGCGTAAAGAGATCAATAAAGATGCAATCTACTCGAAGGTGTTTCACAACTACTCAGCCGAACGATTCCGCCTATTAGGGTTCACCCTCTCCAAACGCATGGAGGTATATCCCGACCTGCATGCGGCACTGATCTGGCTCTCAAAAGAGGATCAGGCCCAGTTTCAGTTCAACAAGGGAGACACCGAAGGGTTTGTAAACTATCCCCTCAGCATCAGGGGAATCATCTTCTCCACCTTCATTCGTGAGGATGAGGGGCTGATCAAGCTCTCCTTTCGCTCACAACAATCATTCCCTTGCAATGAGTTTGCCTCAGACTTTTTCAATGGAGGTGGACACTTGAATGCATCGGGTGGAGAGTTTTACGGTTCCCTGGAAATGGCTTTGCAAAGATTTACTGAAGGACTCGAAAAGTATGAAGAGCTCCTAAAACAATCGATAAATCAGGATTAA
- the secG gene encoding preprotein translocase subunit SecG has product MYIFITILILLAAILMILAVLVQKSKGGGLASGFSSSNQIMGVRKTTDFLEKFTWTLAGIMIVLSVLTAKFTTSQSNSPQSQVEVQQPAPLNPSTAPDVAPGLPIPTEVPTQPIPEEGGTAE; this is encoded by the coding sequence ATGTATATTTTCATCACAATTCTCATCCTGCTGGCAGCCATCCTGATGATACTCGCCGTACTGGTTCAAAAATCAAAGGGAGGTGGCCTGGCAAGCGGGTTCTCTTCATCAAATCAGATCATGGGGGTACGCAAAACGACCGATTTCCTGGAAAAATTCACCTGGACATTGGCCGGCATCATGATTGTGCTGAGCGTCCTGACTGCCAAATTTACTACCTCTCAGAGCAACAGCCCTCAGTCGCAAGTAGAAGTACAGCAGCCTGCTCCCCTCAACCCCTCCACGGCTCCCGATGTAGCACCCGGTTTGCCCATTCCGACGGAGGTCCCAACTCAACCGATACCGGAAGAAGGGGGAACCGCAGAGTAA
- a CDS encoding DUF721 domain-containing protein, producing MEKKNAQPLSEVLSDFFDSNSPLKMKLAEHRAVKGWYELLGEGVAAYTRSAYFSRGVLYVQLSSSVLRAELLMNKKGLVEKINQHAGMNVVRDIVLR from the coding sequence ATGGAGAAGAAAAATGCCCAACCCTTGTCGGAAGTACTCTCCGATTTCTTCGACAGTAACAGTCCACTAAAAATGAAACTTGCCGAACACCGCGCCGTTAAAGGGTGGTATGAGTTGCTGGGAGAGGGAGTTGCAGCATATACTCGAAGTGCATATTTCAGTCGTGGAGTGCTTTATGTACAACTCTCTTCATCAGTCTTGCGTGCTGAATTGCTGATGAATAAAAAGGGGCTTGTAGAGAAGATCAACCAACATGCAGGAATGAACGTTGTACGTGATATCGTGTTAAGATAA
- a CDS encoding sigma-54-dependent Fis family transcriptional regulator: MAKNPIQQIKQRFGIIGSSPELDRAIDVALQVAPTDLSVLITGESGTGKENFPQIVHQYSRRKHGPYFAINCGSIPEGTIDSELFGHEKGSFTGATGSRKGYFEVADGGTLFLDEVGELPLSTQARLLRVLESGEFIKVGSSKVEKSDVRVVAATNLDMVKAVEKGKFREDLYYRLNSVPIRIPPLRDRKDDIPLLFRKFTGDCAEKYMMPPISLTDDARELLKNYRWPGNVRQLKNITEQISIIEQERVINADILQKYLPYNEVGMLPVPVSQLNDSDQRSFANEREILYQVLFDMKKDITDLKQVVKNLMEGTGNSSSSYDTDAAAMHSSLIRHEEADVSLPVKLDTMPKKIKLQEHERGDVQEATEYEESALSISEVEKEMIARALERHQGKRKLAATDLGISERTLYRKIKEYKLEG; the protein is encoded by the coding sequence ATGGCTAAGAACCCTATACAGCAAATCAAGCAGCGTTTCGGTATCATCGGCAGCTCTCCCGAGCTGGACCGGGCAATCGACGTAGCTTTGCAAGTGGCTCCCACCGACCTTTCGGTGCTGATCACGGGAGAGAGTGGTACCGGCAAGGAGAACTTTCCACAAATTGTGCACCAGTACAGCCGTCGCAAGCATGGGCCCTATTTCGCCATCAACTGCGGATCGATCCCTGAAGGAACCATAGACTCTGAACTGTTCGGCCATGAGAAAGGCTCCTTCACCGGAGCTACCGGTAGCCGTAAGGGCTACTTTGAAGTGGCTGACGGTGGGACACTTTTCCTCGACGAGGTGGGTGAACTGCCGCTCTCCACGCAGGCACGTCTGTTGCGCGTGCTGGAAAGCGGGGAGTTCATCAAGGTGGGATCCTCTAAGGTGGAGAAGAGCGATGTGAGGGTGGTAGCAGCCACCAACCTGGACATGGTAAAAGCGGTTGAGAAGGGCAAGTTCCGTGAAGATCTTTACTATCGTCTCAACTCCGTGCCGATAAGAATCCCGCCGCTTCGTGACCGAAAAGATGACATTCCTCTTCTGTTTCGCAAGTTCACAGGTGACTGTGCAGAGAAATACATGATGCCGCCCATCAGCCTTACCGACGATGCACGTGAACTGCTGAAAAATTACCGTTGGCCGGGAAACGTACGCCAACTCAAGAACATCACCGAACAGATCTCCATTATCGAGCAGGAACGGGTGATCAACGCTGATATCCTGCAAAAATACCTCCCCTACAATGAAGTGGGCATGCTGCCCGTGCCTGTTTCGCAACTAAACGATTCAGACCAACGTTCTTTTGCAAACGAACGGGAGATCCTTTACCAGGTGCTCTTTGACATGAAGAAAGATATCACCGACCTGAAACAGGTGGTGAAAAATCTGATGGAGGGAACGGGAAACAGCTCGTCTTCATACGATACAGATGCAGCTGCTATGCACTCCTCCTTGATTCGTCATGAAGAGGCAGATGTCTCCCTACCGGTAAAACTTGATACAATGCCAAAGAAAATCAAACTGCAGGAACACGAGCGAGGAGACGTTCAGGAGGCCACAGAGTACGAAGAAAGTGCACTCTCCATCAGCGAGGTAGAAAAGGAGATGATTGCAAGAGCACTCGAAAGACATCAGGGAAAGAGAAAGCTGGCCGCAACCGATCTGGGGATCTCCGAACGAACGTTATACCGCAAAATCAAGGAATACAAACTGGAAGGATGA